A genomic segment from Callithrix jacchus isolate 240 chromosome 8, calJac240_pri, whole genome shotgun sequence encodes:
- the LOC108593512 gene encoding large ribosomal subunit protein eL42-like, which translates to MVNVPKTRQTFCKKCGKHQPHKVTQYKKGKDSLYAQGKWRYDRKQSAYGGQTKLIFRKKAKTTKKIVLRLECVEPNCRSKRMLAIKRCKHFELGGERAK; encoded by the coding sequence ATGGTGAACGTTCCTAAAACCCGCCAGACTTTCTGTAAGAAGTGTGGCAAGCACCAACCCCATAAAGTGACACAATACAAGAAGGGCAAGGATTCTCTGTATGCCCAGGGTAAGTGGCGTTATGACAGGAAGCAGAGTGCCTATGGTGGGCAAACTAAGCTGATTTTCCGGAAAAAGGCTAAAACTACAAAGAAGATTGTGCTAAGGCTCGAGTGCGTTGAGCCCAACTGCAGATCTAAGAGAATGCTGGCTATTAAAAGATGCAAGCATTTTGAACTGGGAGGAGAAAGGGCCAAGTGA